In the genome of Cynocephalus volans isolate mCynVol1 chromosome 10, mCynVol1.pri, whole genome shotgun sequence, the window CAGAGTTGCCATCTGCACTTTAGTTCAACCTGGAGAGTATTTTCTGAAATGTGTAGTATATTAAATGCATTAGGACTTTTGGTTGATTTGGTGAATTTTTCAGGACTGTTAAGACCCatgctaagattttttttttttaaaagatgaccagtaagaggatcttaacccttgacttggtgttgtcagcaccacgctctccgaagtgagcaaaccagccatccttatatgggatctgaacccatggccttggtgttatcagcaccacattctccctagtgagccacgggccggccccccatgctaagatttttaaaagctttaatcTGTAGTCTGCGCTGCAGACACTACCGGAGGATCATCTGCTCTTTGTGCAGACAAAAAACCAGATAGCAATTAGACAGGAAAAGAATGGCACTGAAACAGATTTCCAGCAACAAGTGCTTTGGGGGATTGCAGAAAGTTTTTGAACATGACAGTGTGGAACTGAACTGCATAATGAAATTTGCTGTCTACTTACCACCAAAGGCAGAAACTGGAAAGTGCCCTGCCGTATATTGGCTGTCTGGTTTAACTTGCACAGAACAAAATTTCATATCAAAATCTGGTTATCATCAAGCTGCCTCAGAACATGGCCTTGTTGTCATTGCTCCAGATACCAGCCCTCGTGGCTGCAATATTAAAGGAGAAGATGAGAGCTGGGACTTTGGCACCGGTGCTGGTTTTTATGTGGATGCCACTGAAGAACCTTGGAAAACTAACTACAGAATGTACGCTTATGTAACAGAGGAGCTTCCCCAACTCGTAAATGCTAATTTTCCAGTGGACCCTCAAAGGACGTCTATTTTTGGCCACTCCATGGGAGGCCATGGAGCTCTGATTTGTGCTTTGAAAAATCCTGGAAAATACAAATCTGTGTCAGCATTTGCTCCAATTTGTAACCCAGTGCTTTGTCCTTGGGGCAAAAAAGCCTTTAGTGGATATTTGGGAACAGATCAAAGTAAATGGAAGGCTTATGATGCCACTCATCTTGTGAAGTCCTATCCAGGTTCTCAACTAGATATTCTGATTGATCAAGGAAAAGATGACCAGTTTCTTTCAGATGGACAGTTACTCCCTGA includes:
- the LOC134386984 gene encoding S-formylglutathione hydrolase-like → MALKQISSNKCFGGLQKVFEHDSVELNCIMKFAVYLPPKAETGKCPAVYWLSGLTCTEQNFISKSGYHQAASEHGLVVIAPDTSPRGCNIKGEDESWDFGTGAGFYVDATEEPWKTNYRMYAYVTEELPQLVNANFPVDPQRTSIFGHSMGGHGALICALKNPGKYKSVSAFAPICNPVLCPWGKKAFSGYLGTDQSKWKAYDATHLVKSYPGSQLDILIDQGKDDQFLSDGQLLPDNFIAACTEKKIPVVFRLQEGYDHSYYFTSTFIADHIRHHAKYLNA